From a region of the Cyclopterus lumpus isolate fCycLum1 chromosome 5, fCycLum1.pri, whole genome shotgun sequence genome:
- the LOC117730262 gene encoding tripartite motif-containing protein 16-like: MLFRPEVRVSSEEVKLRHSLLPRGEMEPKGDQLDRETFSCSICLDLLKDPVTIPCGHSYCMNCIKDHWDEEDGKKLLSCPQCRQTFTPRPVLLKNTMLAVVVEQLKKTGLQAAPADHCYAGPEDVACDVCTGRRLKAFKSCLVCLVSYCEKHLQRHYDVPQLKKHQLVDPSNQLQENICSRHDEVMKMFCRTDQQCICYLCSLDEHKGHDTVSAAAERTERQRELEGSRLNIQQRIQDREKDLKLLHQEVEAINLSADKTVKDSEKIFTELIHLMENRSSDVKQQVRSQQRTEVSRVKELQEKLEQEITELKRNDAELKLLSHTEDLNQLLHHYPSLSPLSGSTDSSSINIRPLRYFEDVTAAVSGLRDELQDVLRDKWTNVSLTVTEVDVLLSAPEPTTRDGFLRCSCELTLDPNTADTRLLLSDGNRKGTVMNEHQSYSSHPDRFSGWCPQVLSRESLTGRCYWEVEWRGREGVEVAVSYKNIMRTGDECVFGYNNKSWALRCYNNSYNFWYNKVQTPVSGPQSSRLGVYLDHRAGILSFYSVSGTMTLLHRVQTTFTQPLYAGLGLFYSYGDTAEFCKLK, from the coding sequence ATGTTGTTCAGACCTGAAGTCAGAGTCTCTTCTGAGGAAGTGAAACTCAGACACTCGTTGTTACCGAGAGGTGAAATGGAGCCCAAAGGAGATCAGCTGGACCGGGAGACCTTCTCTTGTtccatctgtctggatctcctgaaggATCCGGTGACTATTCCCTGTGGACACAGCTACTGCATGAACTGTATTAAAGACCActgggatgaagaggacgggAAGAAGCTCCTCAGCTGCCCTCAGTGTAGGCAGACCTTCACACCGAGGCCTGTCCTGCTGAAGAACACCATGTTGGCAGTTGtagtggagcagctgaagaagactggactccaagctgctcctgctgatcactgctatgctggacctgaagatgtggcctgtgatgtctgcactgggaggagactgaaggccttcaagtcctgtctggtgtgtctggtttcttactgtgagaaacaccTCCAGCGTCATTATGATGTACCTCAATTAAAGaaacaccagctggtggacccctccaaccagctccaggagaacatctgctctcgtcacgacgaggtgatgaagatgttctgccgtactgatcagcagtgtatctgctacctctgctctctggatgaacataaaggccacgacaccgtctcagctgcagcagaaaggaccgagaggcagagagagctggaggggagtcgactaaacatccagcagagaatccaggacagagagaaagacctgaagctgctccatcaggaggtggaggccatcaacctctctgctgataaaacagtgaaggacagtgagaagatcttCACTGAGCTAATCCATCTCATGGAGAACAGAAGCtctgatgtgaagcagcaggtcagatcccagcagagaactgaagtgagtcgagtcaaagagcttcaggagaagctggagcaggagatcactgagctgaagaggaacgacgctgagctgaagctgctctcacacacagaggatctcaACCAGCTTCTCCACCACTACCCCTCACTGTCACCACTCAGTGGGTCTACAGACTCATCCAGCATCAACATCCGTCCTCTGAGGTACTTTGAGGACGTGACGGCGGCTGTTTCAGGACTCAGAGATGAACTACAGGACGTCCTGAGAGACAAGTGGACAAACGTCTCACTGACGGTGACTGAAGTGGATGTTTTACTGTCTGCACCAGAGCCCACGACCAGAGATGGATTCTTAAGATGTTCATGTGAACTCACtctggatccaaacacagcagacacacgGCTGTTATTATCTGATGGGAACAGAAAAGGAACTGTTATGAATGAACATCAGTCTTATTCTAGTCACCCAGACAGGTTCAGTGGATGGTGTCCTCAGGTCCTGAgtagagagagtctgactggacgttgttactgggaggtggagtggagaggaagagaaggagttGAAGTAGCAGTTTCATACAAGAACATAATGAGAACAGgggatgaatgtgtgtttggataCAATAACAAATCTTGGGCTTTACGTTGTTACAATAACAGTTATAACTTTTGGTACAACAAAGTCCAAACCCCCGTCTCTGGTCCTCAGTCCTCCAGACTAGGAgtgtacctggatcacagagcaggtattctgtccttctacagcgtctctggaaccatgactctcctccacagagtccagaccacattcactcagcctctctatgcTGGACTTGGGTTGTTTTATTCTTATGGAGACACTGCTGAGTTCTGTAAACTCAAATAG